The following is a genomic window from Citrifermentans bemidjiense Bem.
CCAGTTGATGCTGACGCTGCGGCAGCCGCCGCGGCGGCGCGCCTCGGCCTGGGCCACCTTGTTGAGGATCTCGTTGGCGACCGCGTAATCAACCTGGCCCACGCGGCCGAAGCGGCCGGTGGAGGAGGAGAAGAGGGCGATGAAGCGAAGCTCGTCGTTGCGGGTCGCGTGCAGGAGCGCGCGCAGCCCTTCGACCTTGGTGCTGTAGACCTGCTCGAACTGCTCGGGCGTCTTGTCGACGATAAGGCGGTCGGCGAGGACGCCGGCGCCGTGGACCACGCCGCGGATCGGGCCATGGGCGCGGCGGATTTCGCCCAGGAGGAGTTCCATGGCGCTGCGGTCTCGGATGTCGACCGAGCGATAGATCGCCTCGGCGCCGGTGGCGGAGATCTTCTGCAGGGTGTCGCTAAGTTCGCGCCCGGCCATGACGGCCCGGTAGCGCTCCTCGATCTCGCGCGGGTGGAGTTTGCCCACCGCGTTCTGCATGATGGCGCGCTTGATCTCGGCTTCTTCGGAGACGCCGGCAAGCCAGGCGGGCTCATCCTCGGGTTCGGAGCTGCGCCCCAGGAGCACCAGGAACGGCTTGTACTCCTTGGCGAGCGCAAGGGCGGAGACCGCGGTCACGCCGCGCCCGCCCCCGGTGATTACCACTACGTCGCCGGCCTTGATAGCGGGTTCTGCCGGAGCCGGTGCGGAGGGAAGCACAACGGTTTGCAGCGCGAAGCGCCCTTTGCTGGAGAGACCTACCTCAACCGGGCCGCGGCGCAGCATCTCGATGGCGACGGCGCTGGCGGCGGCAGCCGCGTGAGGGAACTCGCCCAGGTCGATCGCTTTGCAGGAGACTTCCGGCCATTCCAGCGCCGCCGTCTTGGCGAGCCCCGCCAGTCCGCCGGAGAGCGCATCCTTGATGCTCTTGCCGGAGCCGAAACCAAAGGCCCCGTCCAGTCGGGAGACGGTGACGCAGACGGCCCCTTCGGCGTTAGCCGACTCGTTCAGGGCGCCGGCGGCGTTCTTGACCAGCTGGAAGGCGTTTTCCAGGAATAGGTCGTCGGTGCCTGCGGTGGGCGCGCAGATCACCAGGCCTGAGAGTTTCCCGGCTGGCGCTGTCTGCTGGGCCTGGGCCGCGTTGACCTTGCGCACCGTGCAGCCGTGCTCCAGGAGAATGCTGCAAAGCTCGGAGGCAAACGCCGAGCCGTCGTCGGTGACCCAGATCTCGCCGTCGTTGGCAAGGACGATGGCCTCGCCCTCGTCGTCAGCGGCAAGCTCTACAGCAGTGACGGAGCTTCTCTGGATCGCCTGGGCCGGTGCAGGTACCGGTTCCGCGGCGACCGCCTGGCTTGCCTCGTAGGCAGGGGCTGCGACGGGCTGAGCCGATGCGGATGCCGGAGCGGCAAGGGGACTGGCTCCGCCAGGTGCCTGTCCCCCTTCGCTGGCGGGCGCGGCCGAAGCCGAACCGGCAGAGAGGAAGCTTGCTATGTCGCCCAAGGTGCGCAGGGTTCCCAGATGCTCGGGGCCAATGGACGGAGTCTCGGGCAGGCGCTCCTGCAGCGTGGAGAGGATTTCGACGCGCTTGATGGAGTCGATGCCGAGGTCGCTGTCCATACCCATTCCCGGCTCCAGCATCTCCACGGGGTAGCCGGTCTTGTCGGCGACTACCTCAAGCAGGGTCTGCATGATACGAGCGGGGTCGCTGGATGCGGCGGCAAGGGGACTGGCTCCGTCAGGTGCCTGTCCCCCTTCGCCGTGTCCCCCTTCGCTGGCGGGTGCGGCCGAGGCCGAACCGGCAGCGAGGAAGCTTGCGATGTCGCCGAGCGTACGCAGGGTTCCCAGGTGTTCGGGGCCTATGGCCGGGGTGCCGGGGAGGCGCTCCTGCAGCGTGGAGAGGATCTCGACGCGCTTGATGGAGTCGATGCCGAGGTCGCTGTCCATCCCCATCTCAAGCTCTAGCATTTCCACCGGATAGCCGGTTTTTTCGGCGACGACGGAGAGCAGGGTGGCGGTGATCTCTTCAGCCGGGACTGCTGCGGCAAGGGGACTGGCTCCGTCAGGTGCCTGTCCCCCTTCGCCGGCGAGTGCGGCCGAAGCCGATCCGGCAGCGAGGAAGCTTGCGATGTCCCCCAGGGTGCGCAGGGTCCCCAGGTGCTCCGGGCCAATGGCCGGGGTGCCGGGGAGACGCTCCTGCAGCGTGGAGAGGATCTCGACCCGTTTGATGGAGTCGATGCCGAGGTCGCTGTCCATTCCCATGTCGAGTTCCAGCATCTCCACCGGGTAGCCGGTCTTTTCGGCGACTACGGCCAGAAGGGTGCTGGTGACCTCGCCGGCGGCGATTGCTGCGGTCTGGGGTGTTGCGAGCTGAGCCGGTGCGGCAAGGGGACTGGCTCCGTCAGGTGCCTGTCCCCCTGCGCTAGCGGGTGCGGCCGAAGCCGAACAGGCGGAGAGGAACCCGGCGATGTCCCCCAGGGTGCGCAGGGTCCCCAGGTGCTCGGGGCCTATCGCGGGGGAGCCGGGGAGGCGCTCCTGAAGGGTGGAGAGTATCTCGACCCGTTTTATCGAATCGATCCCGAGGTCCGAGTCCATACCCATGTCGAATTCAAGCATCTCGACGGGATAGCCTGTCTTCTCGGCGACTACGGCCAAGAGGGTGCTGGTGATCTGCTCGGCTGCGAGCTCGGAAGTAGCGGCGGCGGGCGCAGCTGTTGCTGCGGGTACGGCTGCCGCCGCCGGGGCCGCGGAACCTGTCGAAGCGCAGAGGTGGCCTGCGATGTCGCCGAGGGTGCGCAACGTGCCGAGGTGCTCGGGGCCGATGACCGGAGTCCCCGGGAGGCGCTCCTGCAGCGTGGAGAGGATCTCGACGCGCTTGATCGAATCTATCCCGAGATCCGAATCCATCCCCATGTCGAGTTCCAGCATCTCGACCGGGTACCCGGTCTTCTCGGCGATCACCGCCAGGAGCACTTGCGTGATGCGCGCCGAGTCGGCGGCAGCGGAAGCGGGAGCAGCGGCTGCCGCCGGCACAGGCGCAGGGGCGACTGCCGGTGCGGCGGCGACGGGCGCGGCCTTAGCCACTGGTGCAGAGACAGCCGGGGCGGCGGGTGCAGCCATCGTTGCCGGAGCGACGTACGAGGGGGCCTGCGCCTGGACCGGTACGGTCGCCGGAGCCACTGCGGCGGGGGAAAGGTTGGTGCCCAGGATCAACTGTTGCTGCTGCTGGAGCAGGGTCTGGAAGGTTCTGGTTGCGGTCTCCTGCCCTTCGAGGAAGCGGCGGTGCAACTGCGCGGTATCCTCCTGCATCCGCTGGAGGACCGCCATCCCTTCGCGCGCCAGGCGCAAAGATTCGCCAAGCGCCGCCTGCGGCGCCGCTGCGGCCGGAGCGGCCTGGAAGGAAGCTTCTCGGGGAGAAGCCGGTGCTGCCTGGTAGGCCGGTTGCTGTGCAGCCGGCGCGTTCATGGCTACTGGTGCCGCCTGCGGAGCAGCTGGTGCTGCCACCGCTGCCGGTTTCGGCTGTACCGGCGGCTTCTTCGGCTTCGGCTTGCTGTAGTTGGCGCCGCAGATGGGAATGCTCAAGAGCGGCTTCTTACCTGCGGGAGCCGGACGATATCCCTCGTCCCAGGTGGCGAGCTTCACGCCGAAGCCGAGCACTGCCAGTTGCGCCAGGGTGCGGCCCAGGTCGGCAATGCCCGCGCGCTTGCCCGATGACGAGTCGAGGGCGACGGCTGCGTGCGGCCGGTCGGCGAGGATGGCCTGCACGAGCCCGGTCAGCCTGTTGCCGGGGCCGACTTCGACGAAGCTGGTGATGCCAGCCGCGTACATAGCCTCGATCTCCGCCACGAAATCGACAGGCATGGCGAGCTGGGAAGCGAGTTGTGCCTTGGCGGCTGCGGGGTCGGCAGGGTAGACCGCGGCCGTGGTGTTGGCGTAGACCGGGATCTTCGCCTTCGGCATCTCGATCTTGGCGAGCGCGGCCAAAAACGGCGTGGCGGCGTCGGACACAAGCGCGCTATGGAAAGCGGCTGCGACCGGAAGCTCCTTGCAGGTGAGTCCGCGCCCCTTGAAGATCTCGACGGCGCGCTTTATCTCGGCGCTGGCGCCGGAGAGGACCGCCTGTGAGGGGGCGTTCTTGTTGGCGATCACCAGGTCCAGTTTCTCTGCAGCTACCACCTCGGCAATCTTCGCCAGCGGTGCTGAGACGGCCAGCATGCTCCCCTTGTCCCCTTTGCCGGCGCCCATCAGCTCGCCGCGCAGGCGCGACAGGGCGTGCAGTGCGCTCTCGTCCAGCCGGCCTGCGGCGCAAAGGGCGGTCAGCTCGCCGTAGCTGTGGCCGGCGACACCTTCAGGATCAAGGCCGAATGACTGCAAAAGGCGCAGCGCGCCGAGGCTCACGGCACCGATGGCAGGTTGCGCCGCCTGGGTCGCCCGCAGGGCCTCTTCCTGGCTGTTACGGGTCGTATCGTCGAAAGCGGAGGGGGGGTAGATGAGGTCGGAAAGCCTCCTGCCACCGGCGGAAGTGAAACCGTCGTTAGCAGCGGTGACCGCGTCCAGTAGCTGCGGGAAGCGGCAGGCGAGATCGTTCAGCATCCCGGTGTACTGGGAGCCCTGCCCCGGGAAGAGCACGCCGAGCTTGCCGGCTGCGCCGCAGCCGAAGAAGGCACCGTCGGGGGTCTGCCAGGCGGATTTCGAGTTCTTCTCCAGCATGGACTTGGCGTTCTTCACCAGCGAGGCGACGTTGGTTTTTCCGCGCTCGATCACCAGGGCAAGGCGAAGGGTTCCCATGGCGTCGAAGCTCGCGCGGGTCTGGAATGCCAGCTCCCTGACGGCGCTCCAGGCTGCAGCCGCCGGCACCCGGTCGAGCCCGGCGGCAAGCGATGCTGCGTCGGCGCCGGAGAAGGCGAGGATCTGGGTGTTGCCGTCCCAGTCGGCCGCCTTCTTGTCGGCCTGGTACTCCTCAAGGACCACGTGGAAGTTGGAGCCGCCGAAACCGAAGGCGCTGACGGCGGCGCGGCGCGGCACGTCGGCACGCGGGAACCAGGGGCGTTTTTCCTTGGCGAGATAGAAGGGCGATTTCTCCCCGACCACCTCTTTTTGCGGGGTCTGCACCTTGATGGTCGGGGGGATCACCTTGTGGTGCAGCGCGAGCGCCGCCTTGATGAGGCCGGCGGAACCCGCGGCGGCCTTGGTGTGGCCGATCTGGGACTTGACCGAGCCGAGGCAGCACCAGGGAAGCTTCGACTCGCCGTATACGTCGCGCAGCGCACTCACTTCGACAGCGTCCCCTACCTTGGTGCCGGTGCCGTGGGCCTCGATCAGGCCGATGCTCTGCGGGGTGACGTCCGCGTTCTTGTAGGCGTTCAGGAGCGCGTTCTTTTGTCCGGTGGCGCTAGGGGCGTAGATCGCGTCACCCTTGCCGTCGCTGGAGGAACCGACGCCGCGCACCACAGCATAGATCCTGTCGCCGTCGCGCTCGGCATCCGCCAACCGCTTAATGACCACGAGCCCGAGCCCCTCGCCGAGAATGGTCCCGTCGGCGGAAACGTCGAATGGCTTCGCATTGCCGCTAGGGGAGAGGGCGGGGGTCTTGCTGAAGCACATGTACATGAAGATGTCGTTGAAGGTGTCGATGCCGCCGGTCACCACGATGTCGGACTTGCCGGAGGCAAGTTCCATGGAGGCGAGGTGCAACGCGCTGAAGGAGCTGGCGCAGGCCGCGTCGACGACGCAGTTGGTCCCGCCCAGGTCGTACTGCTTGCTGATGCGGCCGGCAACCACGTTGCCTAAAAGACCCGGGAACGAGTTTTCCTGCCAGGGGACGTAGGAGTCGGAGATCCGCTCCACGACGTCGTTGGCGGTCGCCTCGTCTACGCCTGCGTCCTTCAAGGCCGAGCGCCAGATCGGGTGGCCGAGCCGTGCACCGAGGGGTATCACCAGCTCCAGCGTGCCGGTTACGCCGATGATGACTGAAGCGCGGCTTTTGTCGAAGCTGCGGTCGGGGCCGTACCCCGCGTCCTTCAGCGCCTGGCCGGCAGCGACGAGCCCCAAAAGCTGCGAGGTGTCGATCGCCTCCAGGACGTTGGGAGGGATGTTGAACTCCATCGGATTGAAGTCGACGGGGGAGAGAAAACCGCCCCGCCGGCCGTAGGTGCGGTCCGGGCTCTTCTGGTTCTCATCGTAGTAGGCGTCCACCGGCCAGTGGGTCTCGGGGACCTCAGTGATGGCGTCGATCCCATCGGCGATGTTGGCCCAGTAGGCGTCACGGTCCTCGGCCTTGGGAAAAAGGCAACCGATGCCGATGATGGCAAGCTGAGTTCCGTTACTAGAGGCGGCCGGCTTCAGATCGTCAGTTTTCAACAAAGGTACTCCTTGATTTGTGCGATTTCGAGAGGTTGCGGTGCGATTTCATCCATCCTGAGTTCGATGCCCTGGCTGCTCAGGAAGTTGGCGCGGTTAAGTGCGGCCGCTCCGTGCAGGATGTTTAGGGCCACGGCTTCGACCGTGCGATTGCCCGGGGCGTCGAGGAAGGAACCTGAGGCCCATTCGTTGAAGGCTCCCATGGCGGGGCCGCACCAGACCTGGTAGTCCATGCGCCGCTCTTCCGCTCCGTCTTTGGCCCAGTGCGCGGCCATGCCGAGATACCAGCGGAAGACCAACGCCATCAGGTGCTTCGGGTCGCGCTCGGCACGCTCGACCTGGGAGGGGTCGCGCTTGGCGAAGAAGGCGCGGGTGTCGTGCCAGATGTCGGCGAGCGACGCCTGGAACATGGTCTTCTCCAGCTTCTCGCGCTCGGCGGCGGGGATGTCGTCGAGGCTGCTGCAGGCGCGGTAGATCTCGTAGAGCTTCTGTGCGCGCATGGGGAACATGGTGCCGCGCTTTAGGACCTGCACGGTGACCCCCATCTCGAACATGTCGGCGGCGGGGGCCATGGTCACGTCAGCCTGGCGGGTGCCGGCGAGCATGCCGCGCACGGTGTCGGAGGTGCCGGACTCGACGCAGGCCTGATTCACCGACCCGGTCACGAGGTAGGCGGCGCCCATGGAGAAGGCGGCTGCCGCTGAGGCCGGCGTCGAGACTCCGCCGCCAAGCCCCACCCGCAGGCGGCAGCTGTAGCCGTACTGCCGCTGCAGCTTCGCCGCCAGCGCGTTGATGGTCGGGAAGAGGGCGAGGGCGGGGCGGTTGTCGGTATGGCCGCCGGAATCAGCCTCGGCCGTCACGTCCTGCGCCAGCGGTACCAGCGCGGCCAGTTCGGCCTGCTCGGCGGTGATGGAGCCGTTGGCGACCAGCGCGCGCAGGAGCTTCTCGGGAGCCGGTGCGAAGAACTTCGCCGCCAGTTCCTCGCGGGAGACCTTGGCGATGATGCGGTTGGGGGTGACGATGGACCCGTCGGCGGCGCGCTTGATGCCGTGCAGCCGGTACCTGACCAAGGGTAGCGTCAGGGCCAGGAAGGCCGAGGCCTCGATTGTGCGGATCCCCTTCTTTATGTACAGCTCGGCGAGCTCGCGCTCCAACTCGGGCTCGTGCGGGGAGTGGATCAGGTTGAAACCGTAGGGGATATCGCCGAGGGAGGCCTTGAGGCGGTCGGCGGTCTCGGAGACGGTGGCAAGCGGAAGGCCGGCGGCGCCGAAGAAGCCGAGCATCCCGGCGCGGCCCAACTCCTCGGCCATGGCCGCGGAACTGATCCCCTTGGCCATGGAACCGCCGACGTAGGGGTAGCGGATGCCAAGTTCGCGGCAAAAAGAAGGATCCCCCAGGTTTTCCGGAAAGCAGGGAGGGGCGTAAGCGGCGATAGGCAGCGCGCCCGGGTTGACGGCGCCGAGCCGGCCGATCCCTCCCAGCCTCGGGACCATGGTCCTTTCCTTTTCCACGAGATACAGCGGCTGGCGTACGTAGCGGAGGGCGTCTCTCAGGTTGGCGGCCTTTTGAGGGGGGGCGTTCGAGGCGGGGTGCCACGAACCCAGGTTTTCCAGGTTTGCAGAGCGAGCGGTATGGTCACCCTGTAGTGAAAATGGATCCAAACGGGCTTCTCCTGCTGCCAGCAAATTAGCAGCGGAATTGCGATGGCCTAAACGAGTGTGATTCGGCAGAAGGACAAGCTTGGGCATGGAGGAGGCAGGTCCACGCATCATCGATTGTACTTGTCGCAAGCGGGTTTAGCAGAACGGACCGGTCGCCCACTTTAGCAGAGTATGTGTACATTAAATCGAGCAAAAAGGCAAGACAAGACGCGGCTTCAGCCAACTTTTAGCTGAACCTGATTGGAGCGGACCAACCCTCAGCTTCCGGTTTTGAGCTTTATGGCCTGAAGCACGTAGGGAAAGATCGTCTCGGTGACAATGGCGTAACCCTGTGGATTCGGATGGATGCCGTCCGAGAGATTGAGGTTCTCTTCTCCAGCGACTTTATCCAGGAAAAACGGGACCAGAATAAGCTTTCGTTCTTTGGCGACCCGCGGATAGATCGCCACGAACTTGTCCCGATAGGGCGAGCCCATGTTGGTGAGCATCTGCATCCCCGCCAGGACCACGACCACGTTTTTAGCCTGCAAGGCGGTAACTATGCTGTCGGTGTTCTTGCGGGTGAGTTCCGGGGCCTGCCCGCGCAACCCGTCGTTGGCGCCGGTTTCGAGGATCACGATGTCCGGCCGAAGCTTCAGTATCCAATCGATGCGGGCCAGGGTGCCGGTGCTGGTCTCGCCGCTGATGCCGGCGTTCACCACGCGCCACTTATACCCTGCCTCGTTGAGCTTCCGCTCCAACTGGGCCGGGTAGGCGTCGGTCTCGGGAACGCCGTACCCGGCGGTAAGGCTGTCGCCGACCGCGACGATGGTTCCGCGTGATGCTGGTTTTTCCGTGGCGTTCACGGCGGCAGGCTCCTTTTCCTTATGGCATGAGACCAGGAGGACGGCGAATATGATGGTTAGGGCAATGAATCTCAAGTTGCACATGAAACCTCCGTGCTTTCTTTTTGCCGTCAAGCCTGCGGTTAACGGCAGAGACTAGGGGCTAGGGACTGGGGCTAGTTGAAGACCGAGAGGTTTTGCCAGCCCCCAGCCCCTAGCCCCCAGCCCCAGATTTTCTATTCCTCCGACTGTTCCCGCAGAAACGCCACCGGCTTCTGGTAGAGGATCGGGAGCGCCACGGCGAGCCCTACGAACATCACCAGCAAAGTGGTGGCCAAAAGCAACAAAAGGCTCTCGCCGAGATACGGCACATAGGTCATGTCGAGCCCCTTGCGGCAGATGATGAGGCTCCCCAACTGGGAAATAAGCAGCGCGATGACGCCGCTCACCAACCCGAGGACCAGGTTCTCCGCAGCGAAGACCTTGAGCACGAACGCCCTGCGCGCGCCCAGTATGGTGAAATAGACCGCTTCCTGGATCCTCGCGTAGCGCGTGGCGAAGACCGAACTGATTATGATCAGGACCCCGGCAATGACGCTGAACGAGGTGAAGAAACTGACGATGCTGGAGAGCCGCTGCATGATCCTGCCGAAGACGGTGACGGTCTCGGTCAGGTCGATGACGCTCACGTTGGGAAAGGCGGAAACCACCCGGTTTTGCAGGGCGCTGATGCCGGCTTTGTCGACCCTGACGGCGGCAAAGAAGGTCTGCGGCGCTTGCGAGAGCACGGATTCCTGAAAGACGAAGTAGAAGAAGGGCGAGAAGCCGCTGCTGGTGCGGGTCCGCACGCTGGAGACGCGTGCGGTGATGGGGAGCCCCTGGACGCGGAAGCTCACCCGGTCCCCTACCTTCATGTCGTGCATCTTCACCACGGTGTCCAGCACAGAGACCTGCGGCTCGGTCCAATCCTTCCGGAACAGGGTCTCTCCAGACTCGATCCGCTCGTCTGGGAGCAGGTACTCCCGGTAGGTGAGGTTCATCTCTCGCGCCAGATTGTCGCCCCTGGACTTTCGCTCCTGTGCCTGATCTAGGGGGATCTCGTTCACCGCAGTCACGTTCCCCTTTATGATGGGGTAAAAAGACGCGCCGGGGCCGATCATGCGGCCAAAGGCTTCGCGCTGGCCGGGCTGGATGTCGATGAAAAAGACGTTGGGGGCGCCGGGAGGGAAGGATTCGATGAAGGTGGCGTCGAGGTTCTTCTCCACGAGGTTGATGGCGAAGATCACGGCGAAGGCCGCCGAAAGGGTGACCATGATGGAAAGCGAGGCGTTGTGCGGCCGGAAAAGCCCCTTGAGTGCCTGGCGCAAGGCGAGGTTCTTGGGCTGTTTCCGCTTCAGGAAATGGAGGGTGACCCAGGCGAGGAGATAGGAGATGAGGATCAGCGACACCAGGGAAAGCATGAAATAAAGCCCAGTCTTCAGGTCGCGCAGGCGGATGAGCACCATGGAGAGAAAGAACAAAGCGCCCAGACTTGCGATGATCCAGGTGGATCG
Proteins encoded in this region:
- a CDS encoding type I polyketide synthase gives rise to the protein MKTDDLKPAASSNGTQLAIIGIGCLFPKAEDRDAYWANIADGIDAITEVPETHWPVDAYYDENQKSPDRTYGRRGGFLSPVDFNPMEFNIPPNVLEAIDTSQLLGLVAAGQALKDAGYGPDRSFDKSRASVIIGVTGTLELVIPLGARLGHPIWRSALKDAGVDEATANDVVERISDSYVPWQENSFPGLLGNVVAGRISKQYDLGGTNCVVDAACASSFSALHLASMELASGKSDIVVTGGIDTFNDIFMYMCFSKTPALSPSGNAKPFDVSADGTILGEGLGLVVIKRLADAERDGDRIYAVVRGVGSSSDGKGDAIYAPSATGQKNALLNAYKNADVTPQSIGLIEAHGTGTKVGDAVEVSALRDVYGESKLPWCCLGSVKSQIGHTKAAAGSAGLIKAALALHHKVIPPTIKVQTPQKEVVGEKSPFYLAKEKRPWFPRADVPRRAAVSAFGFGGSNFHVVLEEYQADKKAADWDGNTQILAFSGADAASLAAGLDRVPAAAAWSAVRELAFQTRASFDAMGTLRLALVIERGKTNVASLVKNAKSMLEKNSKSAWQTPDGAFFGCGAAGKLGVLFPGQGSQYTGMLNDLACRFPQLLDAVTAANDGFTSAGGRRLSDLIYPPSAFDDTTRNSQEEALRATQAAQPAIGAVSLGALRLLQSFGLDPEGVAGHSYGELTALCAAGRLDESALHALSRLRGELMGAGKGDKGSMLAVSAPLAKIAEVVAAEKLDLVIANKNAPSQAVLSGASAEIKRAVEIFKGRGLTCKELPVAAAFHSALVSDAATPFLAALAKIEMPKAKIPVYANTTAAVYPADPAAAKAQLASQLAMPVDFVAEIEAMYAAGITSFVEVGPGNRLTGLVQAILADRPHAAVALDSSSGKRAGIADLGRTLAQLAVLGFGVKLATWDEGYRPAPAGKKPLLSIPICGANYSKPKPKKPPVQPKPAAVAAPAAPQAAPVAMNAPAAQQPAYQAAPASPREASFQAAPAAAAPQAALGESLRLAREGMAVLQRMQEDTAQLHRRFLEGQETATRTFQTLLQQQQQLILGTNLSPAAVAPATVPVQAQAPSYVAPATMAAPAAPAVSAPVAKAAPVAAAPAVAPAPVPAAAAAPASAAADSARITQVLLAVIAEKTGYPVEMLELDMGMDSDLGIDSIKRVEILSTLQERLPGTPVIGPEHLGTLRTLGDIAGHLCASTGSAAPAAAAVPAATAAPAAATSELAAEQITSTLLAVVAEKTGYPVEMLEFDMGMDSDLGIDSIKRVEILSTLQERLPGSPAIGPEHLGTLRTLGDIAGFLSACSASAAPASAGGQAPDGASPLAAPAQLATPQTAAIAAGEVTSTLLAVVAEKTGYPVEMLELDMGMDSDLGIDSIKRVEILSTLQERLPGTPAIGPEHLGTLRTLGDIASFLAAGSASAALAGEGGQAPDGASPLAAAVPAEEITATLLSVVAEKTGYPVEMLELEMGMDSDLGIDSIKRVEILSTLQERLPGTPAIGPEHLGTLRTLGDIASFLAAGSASAAPASEGGHGEGGQAPDGASPLAAASSDPARIMQTLLEVVADKTGYPVEMLEPGMGMDSDLGIDSIKRVEILSTLQERLPETPSIGPEHLGTLRTLGDIASFLSAGSASAAPASEGGQAPGGASPLAAPASASAQPVAAPAYEASQAVAAEPVPAPAQAIQRSSVTAVELAADDEGEAIVLANDGEIWVTDDGSAFASELCSILLEHGCTVRKVNAAQAQQTAPAGKLSGLVICAPTAGTDDLFLENAFQLVKNAAGALNESANAEGAVCVTVSRLDGAFGFGSGKSIKDALSGGLAGLAKTAALEWPEVSCKAIDLGEFPHAAAAASAVAIEMLRRGPVEVGLSSKGRFALQTVVLPSAPAPAEPAIKAGDVVVITGGGRGVTAVSALALAKEYKPFLVLLGRSSEPEDEPAWLAGVSEEAEIKRAIMQNAVGKLHPREIEERYRAVMAGRELSDTLQKISATGAEAIYRSVDIRDRSAMELLLGEIRRAHGPIRGVVHGAGVLADRLIVDKTPEQFEQVYSTKVEGLRALLHATRNDELRFIALFSSSTGRFGRVGQVDYAVANEILNKVAQAEARRRGGCRSVSINWGPWDGGMVTPALKKVFAAEGIGVIDLTEGGDFLAREISAAGAPVEIVAIAQLPEQKGAAAPASSAAKPENLSEAFALTLTVPEFPFLRSHVLDGKAVVPMAVIVEWLAHGALHGNPGFRFHGFNDLRICKGVVFEDNTSFPLSVLAGRAVKKESFWLVPVELSSPGVNGRTILHARAQIVLATKHVEGIRSITEIPATAYAPHDGVIYNNERLFHGPDLHGIEHVDGCSAKGIAASVKGAPAPGKWIRRPLRSAWLTDPLVVDSAFQMMILWSFERFGAGSLPCFAGRYRQFQESFPKEGAQVVIRVTSENPRGASADMEFLDRNTGKLVARLEGYECVIDPSLKQAFQRNKLRTVSVALGAA
- a CDS encoding PfaD family polyunsaturated fatty acid/polyketide biosynthesis protein — its product is MDPFSLQGDHTARSANLENLGSWHPASNAPPQKAANLRDALRYVRQPLYLVEKERTMVPRLGGIGRLGAVNPGALPIAAYAPPCFPENLGDPSFCRELGIRYPYVGGSMAKGISSAAMAEELGRAGMLGFFGAAGLPLATVSETADRLKASLGDIPYGFNLIHSPHEPELERELAELYIKKGIRTIEASAFLALTLPLVRYRLHGIKRAADGSIVTPNRIIAKVSREELAAKFFAPAPEKLLRALVANGSITAEQAELAALVPLAQDVTAEADSGGHTDNRPALALFPTINALAAKLQRQYGYSCRLRVGLGGGVSTPASAAAAFSMGAAYLVTGSVNQACVESGTSDTVRGMLAGTRQADVTMAPAADMFEMGVTVQVLKRGTMFPMRAQKLYEIYRACSSLDDIPAAEREKLEKTMFQASLADIWHDTRAFFAKRDPSQVERAERDPKHLMALVFRWYLGMAAHWAKDGAEERRMDYQVWCGPAMGAFNEWASGSFLDAPGNRTVEAVALNILHGAAALNRANFLSSQGIELRMDEIAPQPLEIAQIKEYLC
- a CDS encoding arylesterase, whose product is MCNLRFIALTIIFAVLLVSCHKEKEPAAVNATEKPASRGTIVAVGDSLTAGYGVPETDAYPAQLERKLNEAGYKWRVVNAGISGETSTGTLARIDWILKLRPDIVILETGANDGLRGQAPELTRKNTDSIVTALQAKNVVVVLAGMQMLTNMGSPYRDKFVAIYPRVAKERKLILVPFFLDKVAGEENLNLSDGIHPNPQGYAIVTETIFPYVLQAIKLKTGS
- a CDS encoding ABC transporter permease, translating into MVNARFLLRQVTGAKRQCTVFVLCVALSMITLVSLGSFRESVESSLLRDAQSLHSADIIIKSHSPVPPNLERERAVLKDRREIRSARYWEFYSVVQKPSADASLLCNIKVVEPGYPFYGTVRLASGRPFEKVLSPGSLVVEQALLDRLQLKIGDPLRIGNAVLTVKDVVVQEPDRPVNFFALGPRVFVAAADRDALALIGKGSRIEHVTLVKVTDPPRLEQVASELRAATDNDGRVRVETYKNAGSRVKRFFDNLLFFLNLSGIFTLLLSGFGIQSTLFALLKEQERTIAVMKALGARSRFIIGHFLGLTLILGLFGTVAGLAGSFALQRYLPALFSGLIPAQVTLQVSTSAIFQGMAIGLLVVLLFTALPLYRLKEVKPKAIFGKEETAALWNRSTWIIASLGALFFLSMVLIRLRDLKTGLYFMLSLVSLILISYLLAWVTLHFLKRKQPKNLALRQALKGLFRPHNASLSIMVTLSAAFAVIFAINLVEKNLDATFIESFPPGAPNVFFIDIQPGQREAFGRMIGPGASFYPIIKGNVTAVNEIPLDQAQERKSRGDNLAREMNLTYREYLLPDERIESGETLFRKDWTEPQVSVLDTVVKMHDMKVGDRVSFRVQGLPITARVSSVRTRTSSGFSPFFYFVFQESVLSQAPQTFFAAVRVDKAGISALQNRVVSAFPNVSVIDLTETVTVFGRIMQRLSSIVSFFTSFSVIAGVLIIISSVFATRYARIQEAVYFTILGARRAFVLKVFAAENLVLGLVSGVIALLISQLGSLIICRKGLDMTYVPYLGESLLLLLATTLLVMFVGLAVALPILYQKPVAFLREQSEE